In Gimesia benthica, a single window of DNA contains:
- a CDS encoding sulfatase family protein, whose protein sequence is MSRFCITSVMHCLIAVVALVSSGFLQAAEQKRPNVVIIMTDNHGEWTLGCYGNKDIKTPHIDQLAQEGTLFTRAFANNAVCSPTRATFLTGLMPCQHGVHCYLRPRIQTGPDSYNTLEEFQTIPQILHDAGYVCGLSGKWHLGDNLYPQEGFSYWITKPHGASSGFYDQEVIEDEKIHKEPTYLTDLWTQHGIKFIKQNQDKPFFLFLAYNGPYGLGSAMKEPIKNRFKEEYEQLTFPSFPREKAQPWNFNYGDWIGDLGIIRKYAAEVSGVDDGVGQIMQTLKELGLRENTLVIFTADQGLSGGHSGYWGMGDHTRPLTAFDWTLTIPLIFSQPGQIVEGARQNMMVANYDVYPTLLNYLGLADKIPAKPARPGRNFAPVLKGKQIPWKEEVFYEFENVRAVRTPEWKFIERYHESPNELYHLTRDSKEHNNLIDDAQYKQKKDELKQELDQFFARYADPKWDIWNGGQSKTVLMTQKLFPKTYLYLPEPKKK, encoded by the coding sequence ATGTCACGCTTCTGTATTACTTCTGTCATGCATTGTCTGATCGCTGTGGTCGCGCTGGTAAGTTCCGGTTTCCTGCAGGCGGCCGAACAGAAACGCCCCAACGTCGTGATCATCATGACCGACAACCATGGGGAATGGACGCTGGGCTGCTACGGTAACAAGGACATCAAAACGCCGCACATTGATCAGCTGGCTCAGGAAGGCACACTGTTTACCAGGGCTTTCGCCAACAACGCGGTCTGTTCGCCTACGCGGGCAACCTTCCTTACCGGACTGATGCCGTGTCAGCATGGCGTGCACTGTTATCTCAGGCCACGCATCCAGACCGGTCCCGATTCCTACAACACGCTGGAGGAATTTCAGACCATTCCCCAGATCCTGCACGATGCCGGCTATGTCTGTGGACTCTCGGGCAAATGGCATCTGGGCGACAACCTCTATCCTCAGGAAGGTTTTTCCTACTGGATCACCAAGCCGCACGGCGCGAGTTCGGGATTCTATGATCAGGAAGTGATCGAAGACGAAAAGATTCACAAAGAACCGACCTACCTGACCGATCTCTGGACGCAGCACGGTATCAAGTTCATCAAACAGAATCAGGATAAACCCTTCTTCCTGTTCCTGGCGTATAACGGTCCCTATGGACTGGGTTCCGCGATGAAGGAGCCGATTAAAAACCGTTTCAAGGAAGAGTACGAACAGCTGACCTTCCCCTCCTTCCCGCGGGAAAAAGCGCAGCCCTGGAACTTCAACTACGGAGACTGGATCGGAGACCTGGGCATCATTCGCAAATATGCAGCGGAAGTCTCAGGCGTGGATGATGGTGTCGGGCAAATCATGCAGACACTCAAAGAGCTTGGTCTCCGTGAAAATACGCTGGTTATTTTCACAGCCGACCAGGGGCTGTCCGGCGGCCATAGTGGCTACTGGGGCATGGGCGATCACACCCGCCCCTTAACGGCCTTTGACTGGACGCTGACAATTCCACTGATTTTCTCTCAGCCAGGTCAGATCGTGGAGGGAGCCCGGCAGAATATGATGGTCGCCAATTACGATGTATATCCGACTCTGCTCAACTACCTCGGTCTCGCGGATAAAATTCCGGCCAAGCCAGCCCGCCCCGGACGCAATTTTGCACCCGTACTCAAGGGGAAACAGATTCCCTGGAAGGAAGAAGTCTTCTACGAATTCGAAAACGTGCGGGCCGTTCGGACACCAGAGTGGAAGTTTATTGAACGCTATCATGAATCGCCCAACGAACTCTATCACCTGACCCGGGATTCAAAAGAGCACAACAACCTGATCGATGACGCCCAGTACAAGCAGAAAAAAGACGAGCTGAAACAGGAGCTCGATCAGTTTTTTGCCCGCTATGCCGATCCTAAGTGGGATATCTGGAATGGCGGTCAGTCTAAAACTGTACTGATGACACAAAAACTCTTCCCCAAGACCTATCTCTACCTGCCAGAACCGAAAAAGAAGTGA
- a CDS encoding fatty acid desaturase family protein — MSVTLFTAKEIEDLETKSTTPRFSHSLFGSIAIMALAFQWPSPAWYFQVGWTIIAAYSMFCWSSCFHETSHQGICGKTWVSVWLGRAIGTGLLVSYTAYREAHIRHHAYLNKPGDWELWPYSDPTTSLTFRRIFCWLEFPFGFFTSPFVYSRLCFSKNTPVKNPKVIRTMRLEYAAMAVFWAAVLGTIAWFSLWRPFIVAWVIPHWVASVIQTFRKFTEHLGMKSYDPLLGTRTVIGNGLITRICTYINFDIFVHGPHHRHPKIAHNKLVEKMDNYQQDNPDTKYPVFTTYMSAIKHTLPALWKPGVGMNVGAPAPKKEKWLGADNFVTDVAREILSDRDVSKVHRAS; from the coding sequence ATGTCAGTGACTCTTTTCACTGCTAAAGAGATCGAAGATCTCGAAACAAAATCGACAACTCCCCGTTTTTCACACTCACTGTTCGGATCCATCGCGATCATGGCGCTGGCATTCCAATGGCCCTCCCCTGCCTGGTACTTTCAGGTCGGCTGGACGATCATTGCTGCCTACAGCATGTTCTGCTGGTCGAGCTGTTTTCATGAAACATCTCACCAGGGAATCTGTGGTAAAACCTGGGTCAGCGTCTGGCTGGGCCGCGCGATCGGCACCGGACTGTTAGTCTCTTATACCGCTTATCGCGAAGCCCATATCCGTCATCACGCTTATCTGAATAAGCCCGGTGACTGGGAATTGTGGCCGTATTCCGATCCTACAACGTCTCTGACATTCCGACGTATCTTCTGCTGGCTGGAATTCCCCTTCGGGTTCTTCACGTCACCTTTCGTCTACAGTCGGCTCTGTTTCAGCAAAAATACCCCGGTTAAAAACCCCAAGGTCATTCGCACCATGCGTCTGGAATACGCGGCGATGGCTGTGTTCTGGGCTGCCGTCCTGGGAACCATTGCCTGGTTCTCGCTCTGGCGTCCGTTCATCGTCGCCTGGGTCATTCCTCACTGGGTGGCCAGTGTGATTCAGACTTTCCGCAAATTTACCGAGCACCTGGGAATGAAGAGTTACGATCCGCTGCTCGGCACCCGGACCGTGATTGGCAATGGTCTGATCACCCGGATCTGCACTTACATTAACTTTGACATCTTCGTTCACGGGCCACATCACCGGCATCCCAAGATTGCCCACAACAAGCTGGTTGAAAAAATGGACAACTATCAGCAGGACAATCCCGACACGAAGTACCCGGTATTTACGACCTACATGTCAGCCATCAAGCATACCCTCCCCGCCCTCTGGAAACCGGGCGTCGGTATGAACGTGGGAGCTCCCGCACCGAAGAAAGAAAAATGGCTGGGCGCAGACAACTTTGTCACCGATGTCGCACGCGAGATTCTCTCCGACCGCGATGTCTCCAAAGTACACCGCGCATCGTAG
- a CDS encoding sugar phosphate isomerase/epimerase family protein: protein MTQASSRRDFLKQTAAFSTGLAVSGWAGSLLANTALNQPLYKISLAQWSLHRALRGGKLDNLDFAKVTKEEFGINAVEYVNQFFKDKAEDKKYLAEMNQRAADVGVKNVLIMIDGEGALGDPDAKKRTQAIENHHKWVTAAKTLGCHSIRVNARSNGSYEEQQKLAADGLSRLTEFAKKYGINVLVENHGGLSSNGAWLAGVMKMVNMPECGTLPDFGNFVLDRKTGEQYDRYKGVKELMPYAKAVSAKTHDFDKDGNEINTDYVKMMKIVLDAGYHGYVGIEYEGKKLDEYAGIKASKKLLLKVREELTPEETADPCCGQEGYYVPQRRRMFRRRLFRR, encoded by the coding sequence ATGACACAAGCCTCATCGCGCCGTGACTTTCTAAAACAGACCGCCGCCTTTTCAACCGGACTGGCCGTCTCCGGCTGGGCCGGTTCCCTGCTGGCCAACACCGCATTGAACCAGCCTCTGTATAAGATCTCCCTGGCCCAATGGTCGCTGCACCGGGCTCTGCGCGGGGGCAAACTGGACAACCTCGATTTTGCCAAAGTCACCAAAGAAGAATTCGGCATCAACGCGGTCGAGTACGTGAACCAGTTCTTCAAAGATAAAGCCGAAGACAAGAAATACCTGGCGGAAATGAATCAGCGTGCCGCCGATGTCGGCGTTAAGAACGTGCTGATCATGATCGACGGGGAAGGGGCACTGGGTGATCCCGATGCCAAGAAACGGACCCAGGCAATTGAAAATCATCACAAGTGGGTCACCGCTGCCAAGACACTGGGCTGTCACTCCATCCGTGTGAATGCCCGCAGTAATGGCAGCTACGAAGAACAGCAGAAGCTGGCCGCAGATGGCCTGAGTCGTCTGACGGAATTCGCCAAAAAGTACGGCATCAACGTTCTGGTGGAAAACCACGGCGGGTTGTCGTCTAACGGTGCCTGGCTGGCCGGTGTGATGAAGATGGTCAACATGCCCGAATGTGGCACGCTGCCCGACTTCGGTAACTTCGTACTCGATCGTAAAACCGGCGAGCAGTATGATCGCTACAAAGGCGTCAAAGAACTGATGCCTTATGCCAAAGCCGTCAGCGCCAAAACGCATGACTTTGACAAAGATGGCAACGAGATCAACACCGACTATGTGAAGATGATGAAGATCGTTCTGGACGCCGGCTATCACGGTTACGTGGGCATCGAGTACGAAGGCAAGAAACTCGATGAATACGCGGGCATCAAAGCCAGCAAGAAGCTGCTGCTCAAAGTTCGCGAAGAGCTGACTCCCGAGGAAACTGCTGATCCCTGCTGTGGGCAGGAAGGGTACTATGTACCGCAGCGTCGTCGCATGTTCCGTCGGCGTCTGTTCCGCAGATAA
- the ahcY gene encoding adenosylhomocysteinase has product MSTETNPLPYKVKDYSEAEFQKLAAWGRKEIELAETEMPGLMALREKYGKDQPLKGARIAGCLHMTIQTAVLIETLTALGAEVRWSSCNIFSTQDHAAAAIAATGVPVFAWKGMSEEEFDWCIEQTLFWPNGEGLNMILDDGGDLTVMVHERYPELLKEIKGLTEETTTGVHRLHQMFEQGKLGVPAINVNDSVTKSKFDNLYGCRESLADGIKRATDIMIAGKVVVVCGYGDVGKGCADAMKGLGARVLITEIDPICALQAAMEGYEVTTMEDAASRGDIFVTSTGCCDVIRGDHMDQMKNEAIVCNIGHFDSEIQVAYLKNRSDIEQIEIKPQVDKFVYPDGKAIIVLAEGRLVNLGCATGHPSFVMSNSFTNQVIGQIELWNNEDQYEIGVYMLPKQLDEEVARLHLEKLGVKLSKLTDAQAEYLGIPVEGPYKPDYYRY; this is encoded by the coding sequence ATGTCCACCGAAACCAACCCGTTGCCGTATAAAGTGAAGGATTACAGCGAAGCAGAATTCCAGAAACTCGCTGCCTGGGGTCGCAAGGAAATCGAGCTGGCAGAAACGGAAATGCCAGGTTTGATGGCACTGCGGGAAAAGTACGGTAAAGATCAGCCTCTGAAAGGAGCCCGGATCGCCGGCTGTCTGCACATGACCATTCAGACCGCTGTGCTGATCGAAACTCTGACCGCACTGGGCGCTGAAGTCCGCTGGTCCAGCTGTAACATTTTCTCCACCCAGGATCACGCTGCTGCAGCGATCGCTGCCACCGGTGTTCCCGTCTTCGCCTGGAAAGGGATGAGCGAAGAAGAATTCGACTGGTGTATCGAGCAGACTCTGTTCTGGCCCAACGGCGAAGGTCTGAACATGATCCTCGACGATGGCGGCGACCTGACCGTGATGGTCCATGAAAGGTATCCCGAGCTGCTGAAGGAGATCAAAGGTCTGACCGAAGAGACCACGACCGGCGTACACCGCCTGCACCAGATGTTCGAGCAGGGCAAACTGGGTGTTCCCGCCATCAACGTCAATGACTCTGTCACCAAGAGCAAGTTCGACAACCTCTACGGTTGCCGGGAATCGCTGGCTGACGGCATCAAACGGGCCACCGACATCATGATCGCCGGCAAGGTCGTTGTTGTCTGTGGTTACGGTGATGTGGGTAAAGGCTGTGCCGACGCGATGAAAGGTCTGGGCGCCCGCGTGCTGATCACCGAAATCGATCCGATCTGTGCTCTGCAGGCTGCCATGGAAGGTTACGAAGTTACCACCATGGAAGATGCTGCCAGCCGCGGCGACATCTTTGTGACCTCCACCGGTTGCTGCGACGTCATTCGGGGCGATCACATGGACCAGATGAAGAACGAAGCCATCGTCTGCAACATCGGTCACTTCGACTCTGAAATCCAGGTCGCCTACCTGAAGAACCGCAGCGATATCGAGCAGATCGAAATCAAGCCACAGGTCGACAAGTTCGTCTACCCCGACGGCAAAGCGATCATCGTGCTGGCCGAAGGTCGTCTGGTCAACCTGGGTTGTGCCACCGGCCACCCTTCGTTCGTGATGTCCAACAGCTTCACCAACCAGGTAATCGGCCAGATCGAACTCTGGAACAACGAAGACCAGTACGAAATCGGAGTCTACATGCTGCCTAAGCAGCTGGACGAAGAAGTCGCCCGTCTGCACCTGGAGAAACTGGGCGTGAAACTGTCCAAACTCACAGACGCACAGGCCGAGTATCTGGGAATTCCAGTAGAAGGCCCCTACAAGCCGGACTACTACCGCTACTAA
- the metF gene encoding methylenetetrahydrofolate reductase [NAD(P)H] encodes MRISEIYRSGTFGLSVEIFPPKNESGDAELFRTLEELVRYKPAFVSCTYGAGGSTSKRTIELCNTIQKDLHSTATAHFTCVGSTREQLVDWLKEASEAGIGNIMALRGDPPKGEETFIPADGGLKYASELVTLIRENFPEMGIGVAGYPEVHPEALTPQADLENLKRKVDAGADAIYTQLFFNNQHFYRFRERCAQAGIDRPIIPGIMPITEYRRIQRIMSMCSSEFPAELVGRLEAAQDDLEAQFEIGVEYAIAQCQELIDAGVPGMHFYVLNRSQACKRIFDALGWHESEA; translated from the coding sequence ATGCGAATCAGCGAAATTTATCGTTCGGGAACCTTTGGTCTCTCTGTAGAAATTTTCCCTCCCAAAAATGAAAGTGGCGATGCAGAGTTGTTTCGTACACTGGAGGAACTGGTTCGTTACAAACCTGCTTTCGTCTCCTGTACTTATGGCGCGGGCGGATCCACCAGCAAGCGAACCATCGAACTCTGCAATACCATTCAGAAAGACCTGCACTCGACCGCGACGGCCCACTTCACCTGTGTTGGTTCCACCCGGGAGCAACTGGTTGACTGGCTGAAGGAAGCCAGCGAGGCAGGCATCGGTAACATCATGGCGCTCCGTGGGGATCCACCCAAGGGGGAAGAAACGTTCATTCCCGCAGACGGCGGTCTGAAGTATGCCAGTGAACTCGTCACCCTCATTCGTGAGAATTTCCCCGAGATGGGCATTGGTGTCGCCGGCTATCCCGAAGTGCACCCTGAGGCACTGACTCCGCAGGCTGACCTGGAAAACCTCAAACGTAAAGTGGATGCGGGCGCGGACGCGATCTACACCCAGCTCTTCTTCAACAACCAGCACTTCTATCGCTTCCGGGAACGTTGTGCCCAGGCAGGCATTGACCGTCCAATCATCCCCGGCATCATGCCGATTACCGAATACCGGCGGATCCAGCGGATCATGTCGATGTGCAGTTCCGAGTTCCCTGCAGAGCTCGTGGGCCGACTGGAGGCCGCTCAGGATGACCTCGAAGCTCAGTTTGAGATCGGCGTGGAATACGCCATCGCGCAGTGCCAGGAGTTAATCGATGCAGGTGTTCCGGGCATGCACTTCTACGTGTTGAACCGTTCGCAGGCCTGCAAGCGGATCTTTGATGCCCTAGGCTGGCACGAATCCGAAGCCTGA
- the aroE gene encoding shikimate dehydrogenase — translation MNQPLNFKQELTCVFGQPVAENPTQCMMEAAYNACGLEWRYLTIEVAPENLAQAVGGLRAMGFRGANLTIPHKVEVIQYLDGISDAAAMMGAVNCIVRKDDQLLGENTDGKGFVQSLKEVTDPAGKKIVMFGAGGAARAIGVETALAGAAEITIVNRSTERGEALAQLLQEKTGVPATFTKWDGDYTLADDVDVVINATSIGLFPDVDAVFPLDFASLKSNMIVSDVIPNPPETHLLREAAKAGCTTLDGLGMLVNQGVIGFQLWTGVDPDPQVMRAALEEVFGV, via the coding sequence ATGAATCAGCCGCTCAACTTCAAACAGGAACTGACGTGTGTGTTCGGACAACCGGTCGCAGAGAACCCCACGCAGTGTATGATGGAAGCAGCCTACAATGCCTGTGGTCTGGAATGGCGGTACCTGACAATTGAAGTGGCTCCCGAAAATCTGGCCCAGGCCGTTGGCGGTCTGCGGGCGATGGGCTTCCGCGGCGCGAATCTGACGATCCCGCATAAAGTCGAAGTCATCCAGTACCTCGACGGCATCAGCGATGCCGCCGCGATGATGGGGGCCGTGAACTGTATCGTCCGCAAAGACGATCAGCTCCTGGGCGAGAACACCGACGGCAAAGGTTTCGTGCAGTCATTAAAAGAAGTGACGGACCCGGCCGGTAAAAAGATCGTGATGTTTGGTGCCGGCGGCGCGGCGCGCGCGATCGGCGTGGAAACCGCCCTCGCAGGAGCAGCCGAAATCACGATCGTCAACCGCAGTACCGAGCGCGGCGAAGCGCTCGCGCAGCTGCTGCAGGAAAAGACCGGCGTTCCCGCCACCTTCACGAAATGGGACGGCGACTATACCCTCGCGGACGATGTGGACGTGGTCATCAACGCCACTTCGATCGGTCTCTTTCCCGATGTGGACGCCGTCTTCCCGCTCGACTTCGCTTCTCTCAAATCGAACATGATTGTCTCGGACGTGATTCCTAATCCTCCTGAGACCCACCTGCTCCGCGAAGCCGCCAAAGCCGGCTGCACTACACTCGACGGACTGGGCATGCTCGTCAACCAGGGCGTGATCGGTTTCCAGCTCTGGACCGGCGTGGACCCTGACCCCCAGGTGATGCGCGCCGCCCTCGAAGAAGTCTTCGGCGTCTGA
- a CDS encoding SMI1/KNR4 family protein, which translates to MSWKEQILKLCSAAEFFPGVKRHEIQQAEAELGVALPEDLASLLLESNGVEGEYGLGLIWQLERIVQENQAFRENPDFPELYMPFDHLLFFADAGNGDQFAFPIQAGAIRRPDVFVWNHEEDSRTCCAPSLSKYLERWLTGELLL; encoded by the coding sequence ATGTCATGGAAAGAACAGATTCTGAAGTTATGTAGCGCTGCAGAATTCTTCCCCGGTGTCAAACGGCACGAGATTCAGCAGGCGGAAGCAGAACTGGGCGTTGCACTGCCTGAAGACCTGGCGAGCCTGCTATTGGAATCGAATGGCGTCGAAGGCGAATACGGTCTGGGGCTGATCTGGCAGCTGGAACGCATCGTCCAGGAAAACCAGGCCTTTCGTGAGAATCCGGACTTTCCCGAACTGTATATGCCCTTCGATCATCTGCTGTTCTTTGCCGACGCCGGGAATGGAGATCAGTTCGCTTTTCCGATTCAGGCCGGAGCCATCCGCAGGCCTGATGTATTTGTGTGGAACCACGAAGAAGACAGTCGAACCTGTTGTGCTCCCTCACTGTCGAAGTACCTGGAACGCTGGCTCACTGGAGAGCTGCTGTTGTGA
- a CDS encoding ADP-ribosylglycohydrolase family protein, which translates to MWGAIAGDVIGSYFEYVPTKSTQFYLFREESTFTDDTVITAAVADWLLHDSDLVSTLQRYVRRYPDAGYGHTFLTWAQLRQRMPYQSWGNGSAMRVSPVAYAAETMADCLYLAKKSAEVTHNHQQGIYGAQATAASVFLARTGKSKAEIQDFVEHEFQYDLQRTLEEIRPHYVFDVSCQGSVPESIIAFLESTDFESAIRNAISLGGDADTMACIAGAIAEPFYGGVPAEISQQVLPLLDDRLRTTVQTFHDRFVTGGLQNSDRNQNDATESD; encoded by the coding sequence ATGTGGGGCGCAATTGCCGGTGATGTGATCGGTTCTTACTTCGAGTATGTGCCTACGAAGTCGACACAGTTCTATCTGTTTCGCGAAGAGTCGACATTCACCGACGATACAGTGATCACAGCCGCGGTTGCGGACTGGCTGTTACATGACTCGGATCTGGTCAGCACGCTGCAGCGGTATGTCAGACGCTATCCCGATGCCGGCTACGGACACACGTTTCTGACCTGGGCTCAGTTGCGACAGCGCATGCCCTACCAGAGTTGGGGGAACGGTTCTGCCATGCGGGTCAGCCCGGTGGCTTATGCTGCTGAAACAATGGCCGACTGTCTCTACCTGGCAAAAAAGTCAGCCGAGGTGACCCACAACCATCAGCAGGGAATTTATGGTGCTCAGGCCACAGCAGCCTCCGTCTTTCTGGCACGTACGGGAAAGTCGAAAGCAGAGATTCAGGACTTTGTCGAGCATGAATTTCAGTACGATCTGCAGAGAACGCTGGAAGAGATTCGCCCCCATTATGTATTCGATGTCTCCTGCCAGGGCTCGGTACCAGAGTCGATCATCGCTTTTCTGGAATCGACCGATTTCGAATCGGCCATCCGCAACGCGATCTCACTGGGCGGCGATGCCGATACCATGGCCTGTATCGCCGGTGCGATCGCCGAACCCTTTTATGGCGGCGTGCCTGCAGAAATTTCGCAACAGGTTTTGCCACTGCTGGACGACCGATTACGAACGACCGTGCAGACGTTTCATGATCGCTTTGTCACCGGCGGTCTCCAAAACTCAGATAGAAATCAAAACGATGCAACTGAATCTGACTGA
- a CDS encoding DUF6188 family protein, with the protein MKTLSYSGRDLLLPLAGDTLIAFQETGLTGLVFADEEAVRSLIEFEDELQITDIDGSRTLRGTKPGAGFWRSDLERLDYLLGYRLTSAVARNDGCLTLEFETGVRLEVQSTTGYEAWHFQCPLSQTSTKQHPISVYGDHGKLIISS; encoded by the coding sequence ATGAAAACGCTCAGCTATAGCGGACGCGACCTGCTGCTGCCACTCGCCGGTGATACGTTGATTGCATTTCAGGAGACCGGACTGACGGGGCTCGTCTTCGCAGACGAAGAAGCCGTGAGGTCACTGATTGAGTTCGAGGACGAACTGCAAATCACGGATATCGACGGCTCGCGCACCCTGCGGGGGACAAAGCCGGGAGCCGGGTTCTGGCGCTCGGATCTGGAACGCCTCGACTACCTGCTCGGTTACCGGCTGACGTCAGCAGTTGCCCGGAATGATGGTTGTTTGACATTGGAGTTTGAAACCGGGGTCCGTCTGGAAGTACAATCAACGACCGGTTATGAAGCCTGGCATTTTCAGTGTCCGCTGTCACAGACTTCAACGAAGCAACATCCCATTTCCGTATACGGAGATCACGGAAAACTGATTATTTCGTCCTGA
- a CDS encoding NUDIX hydrolase, with the protein MQIRNKVIISVVHQGQVLLAEGYDPHREFLFYIPVGGGVEFGETLEAAAKRELFEELGVTAHALQFLGFYESHFEYQGIPEHEIMFHYLCSIDDSVRDALPETGTESDGVPFKVLWFSRDELATVKQQLVPPGIYEPLQSQLQ; encoded by the coding sequence ATGCAGATCCGTAACAAAGTCATCATCTCCGTAGTTCATCAGGGGCAGGTTCTGCTGGCGGAAGGCTATGATCCGCACCGCGAGTTTCTGTTCTATATTCCCGTGGGTGGTGGCGTGGAGTTCGGCGAGACCCTGGAAGCAGCCGCGAAACGGGAACTATTTGAAGAACTGGGCGTCACAGCGCACGCGCTGCAGTTCCTCGGTTTTTATGAATCCCACTTTGAATATCAAGGGATTCCGGAACATGAAATCATGTTCCATTATCTCTGCTCGATCGACGATTCAGTGCGCGATGCACTGCCGGAAACCGGAACGGAATCGGATGGCGTCCCTTTCAAAGTATTGTGGTTTTCGCGGGACGAACTGGCGACGGTCAAACAGCAACTGGTGCCGCCCGGGATTTATGAACCGCTCCAATCTCAGTTGCAGTAG
- a CDS encoding macro domain-containing protein: MNVEIVSGNILEQPVEVIVNSWNRNVIPWWLLLPQGVSGAIKKQGGTTPFKEVAKQGAIPLGEARLTSAGRLPYRGIIHVAGINLLWFATEYSVTQSVINAMKLVDEYEFQSVAFPLIGSGSGNRGKDWSLGVMQRALAKIDSPAQVRIVKYESYSSPAST, from the coding sequence ATGAATGTGGAAATTGTCAGCGGGAATATTCTTGAGCAACCTGTGGAAGTGATCGTCAACAGCTGGAACCGCAATGTGATTCCCTGGTGGCTGTTATTACCTCAAGGTGTTTCCGGTGCGATCAAGAAACAGGGAGGAACGACGCCGTTTAAAGAGGTTGCGAAACAGGGTGCGATCCCCCTGGGAGAAGCCCGGCTGACATCCGCAGGACGTCTACCTTATCGCGGTATCATCCACGTCGCCGGGATCAACCTGCTCTGGTTCGCGACCGAGTACTCGGTTACGCAGTCCGTCATCAACGCGATGAAGCTGGTCGACGAATATGAGTTCCAGAGCGTCGCCTTTCCCCTCATCGGTTCAGGGTCCGGAAATCGGGGCAAAGACTGGTCGCTCGGCGTTATGCAACGTGCCCTGGCGAAGATCGACAGTCCCGCGCAGGTCAGAATTGTCAAATATGAATCGTATTCGAGTCCCGCATCGACCTGA
- a CDS encoding SIMPL domain-containing protein: MYSNAPEMSSGIKVYGSAVLHAVPDTASITAGITRIESEPKEAFAAARTGAQAVRQYLKTCEISEVGTSRINLEEEWRHEGGIPRFIGYQAKLSYNIIVREIDRLEEIIVGLMDAGANKLGSVSFETTRLKELRREARIRAVQAARSKAEVYASAAGLNVGEVVAIEDVNPDILENGSSMHVRRVLNIEDAGDVGAVDPGAISVGAAVYILFHLQP; this comes from the coding sequence ATGTATTCAAACGCACCAGAAATGTCATCGGGGATTAAAGTTTATGGTTCAGCAGTTCTGCATGCAGTTCCTGATACCGCGTCGATTACCGCGGGGATAACGCGAATCGAATCAGAACCGAAAGAGGCCTTCGCAGCCGCCCGGACAGGTGCCCAGGCAGTCCGCCAATATCTCAAAACGTGCGAAATCAGTGAAGTGGGGACCTCACGGATCAATTTAGAGGAAGAATGGAGACACGAGGGTGGGATCCCTCGCTTCATCGGCTACCAAGCGAAATTGAGTTATAACATCATTGTGAGAGAGATTGATCGTCTGGAAGAGATCATTGTCGGCCTGATGGATGCGGGAGCGAATAAACTCGGTTCGGTGTCGTTTGAGACGACTCGCTTAAAAGAATTGAGGCGAGAGGCCCGTATTCGTGCAGTACAGGCGGCCCGATCGAAAGCGGAGGTTTATGCAAGTGCAGCCGGTCTCAACGTTGGCGAAGTGGTGGCGATAGAAGACGTCAACCCGGATATACTCGAAAACGGGAGCAGCATGCATGTCAGACGCGTCCTCAACATTGAAGATGCAGGAGACGTGGGTGCGGTCGACCCCGGAGCCATCTCCGTGGGAGCCGCCGTTTATATTCTCTTTCATCTGCAACCGTAA